From a region of the Streptomyces venezuelae genome:
- a CDS encoding protein kinase domain-containing protein, whose product MAPEPDGNGAGMTDGPEHWGAGGLVGDGRYRMTHRLGRGGMAEVFAAEDVRLGRTVAVKLLRADLAEDPVSKARFTREAQSVAGLNHHAVVAVYDSGEDRVGPNTVPYIVMELVEGRTIRDLLLSAEAPGPEQALIITSGVLEALAYSHQHGIVHRDIKPANVIITETGAVKVMDFGIARALHGAQSTMTQTGMVMGTPQYLSPEQALGKAVDHRSDLYATGCLLYELLALRPPFTGETPLSVVYQHVQDAPVPPSQLPEGSHLPQELDGLVMRSLAKDPDDRFQSAEEMRGLVQYALQMLQEQGPNTGTWSTGPVTMSLPHGRGGTSPTTAMPLPGSGGQQQYGAHASTSQFQQPMVPSLNPDDGSAFPGGHGPAGNGGYDGYDGYDDRRSGGSRWTVWLFAVLAVVAVMGGVAYAVNSMGKAGKEKPETTQSTPGEQPSKSAAPNVTQPPQTQDNTPATNDNSPAPTRSRQQSFSPTPTPTATHSPTGTASPTNTATTKPTGSTSPTPSNKPSTKPTGETAAGGAAGGPGGGGTNSEE is encoded by the coding sequence ATGGCACCCGAACCCGATGGAAACGGCGCCGGGATGACCGATGGTCCTGAGCACTGGGGCGCCGGCGGCCTGGTGGGCGACGGCCGTTACCGGATGACGCACCGGCTGGGCCGCGGCGGCATGGCCGAGGTGTTCGCGGCCGAGGACGTCCGGCTGGGCCGCACCGTCGCCGTGAAGCTGCTGCGCGCGGACCTCGCCGAGGACCCGGTGTCCAAGGCCCGCTTCACGCGCGAGGCGCAGTCCGTCGCCGGACTCAACCACCACGCCGTCGTGGCCGTGTACGACTCGGGCGAGGACCGGGTCGGCCCGAACACCGTCCCGTACATCGTCATGGAGCTCGTCGAGGGCCGCACCATCCGCGACCTCCTGCTCAGCGCGGAGGCCCCGGGCCCCGAGCAGGCGCTCATCATCACCTCGGGCGTGCTCGAAGCCCTCGCGTACTCGCACCAGCACGGCATCGTGCACCGTGACATCAAGCCCGCGAACGTCATCATCACCGAGACCGGCGCGGTCAAGGTGATGGACTTCGGCATCGCCCGCGCCCTGCACGGCGCCCAGTCGACGATGACCCAGACCGGCATGGTCATGGGCACCCCGCAGTACCTGTCGCCCGAGCAGGCCCTCGGCAAGGCCGTCGACCACCGCTCCGACCTCTACGCGACCGGCTGTCTGCTCTACGAACTGCTCGCGCTGCGTCCCCCGTTCACCGGCGAGACCCCGCTGTCGGTGGTCTACCAGCACGTCCAGGACGCGCCGGTGCCGCCCTCGCAGCTGCCGGAGGGCAGTCACCTCCCGCAGGAGCTCGACGGCCTGGTCATGCGTTCCCTCGCCAAGGACCCGGACGACCGCTTCCAGAGCGCCGAGGAGATGCGCGGGCTGGTCCAGTACGCGCTCCAGATGCTGCAGGAGCAGGGGCCGAACACCGGCACCTGGAGCACCGGCCCGGTCACCATGTCCCTGCCGCACGGGCGGGGCGGTACCTCTCCCACCACGGCCATGCCCCTGCCCGGGAGCGGCGGCCAGCAGCAGTACGGGGCGCACGCCTCGACCTCGCAGTTCCAGCAGCCGATGGTGCCGTCGCTGAACCCGGACGACGGCTCGGCCTTCCCCGGCGGCCACGGCCCGGCCGGCAACGGCGGTTACGACGGCTACGACGGCTACGACGACCGCAGGAGCGGCGGCAGCCGCTGGACGGTGTGGCTGTTCGCGGTCCTCGCGGTCGTCGCGGTCATGGGTGGTGTGGCCTACGCGGTCAACAGCATGGGCAAGGCAGGCAAGGAGAAGCCGGAGACCACCCAGAGCACCCCGGGTGAGCAGCCGAGCAAGTCCGCGGCCCCGAACGTCACCCAGCCGCCGCAGACGCAGGACAACACCCCGGCTACCAACGACAACTCGCCCGCGCCGACCCGTAGTCGCCAGCAGAGCTTCAGCCCGACGCCGACGCCCACCGCGACGCACTCGCCGACGGGTACGGCCTCGCCGACCAACACGGCGACGACGAAGCCCACGGGGAGCACGTCGCCGACGCCGTCGAACAAGCCGTCGACGAAGCCCACGGGGGAGACCGCGGCCGGTGGCGCCGCCGGCGGCCCCGGCGGTGGCGGGACCAACTCGGAAGAGTGA
- a CDS encoding pyridoxamine 5'-phosphate oxidase family protein, with protein MSPEELHAVDLLRRVPYGRVATSMRALPFLALARHIVVDGGVILRMHSGFGYHQACNGSVVAYGADNSHAPDPELWSVQCTGTAQVTEPTNAELELFGPVPHFIDGEVFDPVYMRIEPQFATVHSLAGNTDRQYQYAL; from the coding sequence ATGTCCCCCGAGGAGCTCCACGCCGTCGACCTGCTGCGCCGGGTGCCGTACGGCCGCGTGGCCACCAGCATGCGTGCGCTGCCCTTCCTCGCGCTCGCCCGCCACATCGTGGTGGACGGCGGGGTGATCTTGAGAATGCATTCCGGTTTCGGCTACCACCAGGCCTGCAACGGCAGCGTGGTGGCCTATGGGGCCGACAATTCCCATGCGCCGGACCCCGAGCTCTGGTCGGTCCAGTGCACCGGAACGGCGCAGGTCACCGAACCGACCAACGCCGAACTGGAGCTCTTCGGACCGGTTCCGCATTTCATCGACGGCGAGGTCTTCGACCCCGTCTACATGCGGATCGAGCCCCAGTTCGCCACCGTGCACTCGCTGGCCGGGAATACGGACCGGCAGTACCAGTACGCGCTCTGA
- a CDS encoding response regulator produces MREDGKIKVFLLDDHEVVRRGVHELLSVEEDIEIVGEAGTAADALVRIPATRPDVAVLDVRLPDGSGVEVCREVRSQDEDVKCLMLTSFADDEALFDAIMAGASGYVLKAIRGNELLSAVRDVAAGKSLLDPVATARVLERLRDGGRGGRGDDRLAHLTEQERKILDLIGEGLTNRVIGERLHLAEKTIKNYVSSLLSKLGMERRSQAAAYVARLQAERR; encoded by the coding sequence GTGCGCGAAGACGGAAAAATCAAGGTATTCCTCCTGGACGACCACGAAGTGGTGCGCCGGGGCGTCCACGAGCTCTTGTCGGTCGAAGAGGACATCGAGATCGTCGGCGAGGCCGGTACCGCCGCGGATGCCCTGGTCCGTATCCCCGCAACCCGTCCCGACGTGGCCGTCCTCGACGTCCGGCTCCCCGACGGCAGCGGCGTGGAGGTCTGCCGCGAGGTGCGCTCGCAGGACGAGGACGTCAAATGCCTGATGCTGACCTCCTTCGCCGACGACGAGGCGCTGTTCGACGCGATCATGGCCGGCGCCTCCGGTTACGTGCTCAAGGCGATCCGCGGCAACGAGCTGCTGAGCGCCGTACGCGACGTCGCCGCCGGCAAGTCGCTGCTGGACCCCGTCGCCACCGCCCGCGTGCTGGAGCGGCTGCGGGACGGCGGCCGGGGCGGCAGGGGCGACGACCGCCTCGCCCACCTCACCGAGCAGGAACGGAAGATCCTCGACCTGATCGGCGAGGGCCTGACCAACCGGGTCATCGGCGAGCGGCTGCACCTGGCCGAGAAGACCATCAAGAACTACGTCTCCAGCCTGCTCTCCAAGCTGGGCATGGAGCGCCGCTCCCAGGCCGCCGCCTATGTGGCCCGCCTGCAGGCGGAGCGCCGCTGA